agcaagtCGATCGAATTTCAACTCCGGATTTGGAACCACGTCCAACACTCACAATTCAGCCGGAGGATCGACTTAAACTCCGGCAAAGCGTCATGGATCTTAACAAGAGGAGAAGGGTGACGGCCATCAAACCGACCATGTCTCCCGATGTGATTTCCACTCCAAACGTGTACCACTTCTTCTCCAAgtaagtcaaaagaaaaagcaacttTTTTGTCAAATCCCAAGAGTCTACAGCGGTTGACAGTTTGAAGGGTATTTATACGATTCCGTTCctacaacttttctttttcacgaaaaaaaacaggaaacgTTTCGAACGGGTACGGTCCAACTTGACAGTGACGACATCACCAACATCATCCACGACGGAAGCATCCGCTCCAGTTGTCACACAAGCTGCTTAAAGTAAAGAGTCTGAGACTTATCACATTTTGTCATATAAGACCACTGCGCACCGCTGTACAGATgatacaaaagagaaagaacggGAGAGAGTCCAACACGTTATTGTTCAGCCAGCacaatggggggggggggaagggtATGGCCGATgtcaatttgtttaaaaattcgcGATCAATAAACTTGCGCCTTTCTTTAAATTCGAACAATAATTTGTATTTacacaagaatttttttaacagaaacgaaaccaaaaccccaaaaagagaaactaAACTGTGATTGGGGGAAAAGGTTTTCAAGAATTCAACGGTGACTTGCTGAACCAATTTCATAGAGTgatgggaggaaaaaaaaatatataagcgATACTATATACTCTCCAGATTGATACAAATCCTCTTAATTATGTGCAATTAGCTAATTCCCTCTTTCCGTCTCTGAACCTATCGTTTTAAGCGCTTTGATATGACAACATGCAgaccaaaaatttaaataataataataaaaaaaagaaagaaaatttatgaaaagaGGAAATACGACCGTCACCGGGGAGTGGTGGCAGTCGATCTGGCAAACAAGGCACAATCATCATCGCTAAGTTCGCAGTCAAACCGTAGagttgaatttcttcttttccaaagACCAACATGTTATTAGCTCGTCGTTTctcgattaaaaaaagagacaacgCATCTAGTCGAATGTAAccaaaaaatgtacaaaattttCTCCAAAACCAAAGTAATTggtttcttaaaaaaagataatcaaaAGTGATGGAACAATTCCAACATAGGACTTATTGATGCAGCAAATAGTCATAATCCCCTGGCCTGCTGGAAGAACatctaaatataattttaaacgATTAAATTAGCATGGAAATCAACCAACAAAATCATTCACGGGTATCTCACCTTATAGTAGGATTTGAACAACTTCTGGTCAGATCTTAAAGCCATGCAAAATTCTTGCGACTGCTGcagattcaatttcaatgttGGCAAGTATTGAGTCTGAAGAAAAGTGATAAGTTCTTCATCTCCCTAAACGGAAAAATACGGAAAAGGTGTGAAAAGACAGTCGAATGCGAGTTTAACTAGAACAATCTCACCCTCTTTTCAAGGATGGCTCGAAGGCAAAGGGCACTTTCGCTGAGTGCCATCGTAGTCTGGGCGTCATTGAGGTCAAACGTGTCTCGCAGTGGGGCTAAAAAGCAGGCCGGAACGATTTGCTTGTAAACAAATTCGACAAACTCCGCTGGCCCATCTTTTCCACCCCAAATCTCCACTAACCGGCGGAGagtagaaaaacaagttttctgGGCCTGCAAAATCATACACAGTAAACATAATTTATGGGGTGACAGCCGGTAAGGTTATAAAATTCAGTTACTCACCACTGGATCTGGATAATCAACAGCTCCCTGAACGAGTGAGACAAGGACCTGTTGTAGAGTTGCAGGATCCTGGGAAGCCAACACTTCCATCAATCCACTGCCGACAATAGCGGCAACGAATGAGAAATAGGATCTTTGCAGTGACTGACGTTCTAGACGAGCTTCCTCGTCATTGACGGAAGCAGCCGAAGCGGCAAGAGCGTTAAAAATAGACGAGATGATAGGAGCAAAAGCCTGGGTCAAGAACGGCACAACTTGTTTCtgcaaacgaaa
This DNA window, taken from Daphnia pulex isolate KAP4 chromosome 2, ASM2113471v1, encodes the following:
- the LOC124202894 gene encoding uncharacterized protein LOC124202894 — encoded protein: MFAPRLLNSGRCFLLLLVVSATLLIADGQQQHNNNNNRSTLLRSMSQVRSAASPATTSSSKTVRQEPSILVGGVKLAQEQQQVDRISTPDLEPRPTLTIQPEDRLKLRQSVMDLNKRRRVTAIKPTMSPDVISTPNVYHFFSKKRFERVRSNLTVTTSPTSSTTEASAPVVTQAA